The Vanessa atalanta chromosome 24, ilVanAtal1.2, whole genome shotgun sequence genome has a segment encoding these proteins:
- the LOC125073469 gene encoding myrosinase 1-like codes for MCWLRTVVISFIVGTVVGGRDFPPDFKFGAATAAYQVEGAWNVSDKSPSIWDSYIRRYPERIIDGSSGDVACDSYNQWKKDVEIASNLGLHFYRFSIAWTRLMPSGFPHTVSEDGKKFYNDLIDALLEKGIEPVVTLYHWDLPQSLQDLGGWTNPLVSDWFADYARVAFSLFGDRVKTWITLNEPIIFCEIVYNTAMHAPGILSAGVGNYLCNKHAMLAHAKAWRIYDEEFKPKYNGKVSLSNQILWLEPDNENDVEITETSRQFMVGMFSHPIFSKEGGWPPVIEKIIAEKSKKEGLSKSRLPPFTQEEIDFVKGTYDFFALNYYTSRTVKKAKEGDRIGPWPFAGAPDLDVHLTVRPEWKHAATSWFYIYPEGLRRQLVWLKEQYGDIEILITENGYASYDISEDDPDRVQYYKEHLEQVLLAIEDGVKVSGYTAWTLIDNFEWSDGYRSKFGLYKIDFEDPLRKRSPRASAHYYASVIKSHSLDVDNKFTDEL; via the exons TTTTATTGTGGGTACGGTGGTGGGGGGTCGAGATTTCCCCCCTGATTTCAAATTCGGTGCAGCAACAGCTGCGTACCAAGTCGAGGGTGCCTGGAACGTTAGTG ATAAATCACCAAGCATCTGGGACAGCTATATACGAAGATACCCTGAGAGGATCATAGATGGGTCTTCTGGAGACGTCGCGTGTGACAGTTATAACCAGTGGAAGAAAGACGTTGAAATTGCAAGCAATCTTGGTTTGCATTTCTATAG GTTTTCAATTGCATGGACCCGGCTAATGCCATCCGGTTTCCCGCATACTGTCAGCGAAGACGGAAAAAAATTCTACAATGACCTGATTGACGCTTTGCTCGAAAAGGGCATCGAACCTGTTGTCACGCTTTATCATTGGGACTTGCCGCAATCATTACAGGACTTAG GTGGCTGGACAAATCCTCTAGTATCTGATTGGTTCGCGGACTACGCACGCGTCGCCTTCTCGCTCTTCGGTGATCGTGTCAAGACCTGGATAACCCTAAATGAACCCATAATCTTCTGCGAAATAGTCTACAACACCGCTATGCACGCTCCAGGAATTCTTAGTGCAGGAGTAGGGAACTACCTCTGTAACAAGCACGCTATGCTCGCCCATGCCAAGGCTTGGAGAATATATGATGAAGAGTTCAAACCTAAATACAATG GCAAAGTGtcattatcaaatcaaatattgtgGCTTGAACCGGATAACGAAAATGACGTCGAAATTACGGAAACATCGAGACAatttatg gtGGGTATGTTCTCTCATCCAATATTCTCCAAAGAGGGAGGATGGCCGCCagtcattgaaaaaataattgcagAGAAGAGCAAGAAAGAAGGCTTATCGAAATCAAGATTACCGCCTTTTACTCAAGAAGAAATAGATTTCGTCAAAG GAACATACGACTTCTTCGCTTTAAACTATTATACTTCAAGGACCGTGAAAAAAGCGAAGGAAGGAGATCGCATCGGTCCATGGCCATTCGCCGGTGCACCTGATCTTGACGTCCACCTCACTGTTAGACCCGAATGGAAACATGCAGCTACTAGCTGGTTCTAT ATATACCCTGAAGGACTTCGTCGTCAGCTAGTCTGGCTGAAGGAACAGTACGGAGACATTGAAATACTCATCACTGAGAATGGCTATGCAAGTTACGACATCAGTGAAGACGACCCAGACCGAGTACAATATTATAAGGAACATTTGGAACAG GTCCTTCTTGCAATTGAAGATGGAGTCAAGGTATCGGGATACACAGCCTGGACGTTGATTGACAATTTCGAATGGTCTGATGGTTACAG aTCCAAGTTCGGGTTATACAAAATCGACTTCGAAGACCCTCTACGCAAGCGCTCGCCTCGAGCCTCCGCGCACTATTACGCAAGCGTTATTAAAAGTCACTCGCTAGAcgtagataataaatttacagatgagctttag